The window CTATGCCGAGCTTTTCGGCATGGGCCAGCTGAACTGTCGAATCAACATCCGGATATTTCTCTTTAAAAGGATCCTTCCCTCCGTAAGCCTTAATGACCAGATCGTGGCAGGCTTTGTCCAGAGCCACAGGGTCTTTTGATGCCGCAAAGCCTATATCGGAGACTACAGGTCTGTCGTTGCCGGGGTAGCAGTCGCAGGCAGGGGAAACAGAGAGGATCACAGTCAGAAAGATAAGTTTACTGTCAAGTGCGTTGAAAACACCCTTTGCGTATTCCGCCATCTTTTTCTGAGTTGTTGCGGATGATGCGTTCCAGTTTATCTGGATTGCTCCGTGGGGGCACACACTGATGCACATGGCGCATCCGGTGCATTTGTCGTTTATGCAGGCTTTAGGGTTGATATCAATAGCCTTAGAAGCGCAGAAAAGCAGACAGCGCCCGCAGGCAGTGCAGAGGTCGGCTTTAACGAAGGGGCGGGAATCAGAATGCATATCCAGCTTACCCTGACGGCAGGAACATCCCATGGATATGTTCTTTATAGCACCGCCGAACCCTGTTACCTCATGTCCTTTGAAATGGGAAACCACAAGCATTCCGTCGGCGGACACTATTTCAGAAGCAAGCTTAACGGATTTGAGAAGTTCCCCATCGATCGGAACCTCAGTTGAATTGTCGCCTCTGAGCCCGTCTGCTATAATGACGGGAACCTGTAGTGTGGAATAATTGAAGCCGTTAAGGGTCGCGTTGTGAAGATGATCGACTGAATTAGTACGCATGCCGACATATAAAGTGTTGGTGTCAGTGAGAAAAGGCTTTGCTTCAAGTTTGTTGAGCATCTCAAGCACAGGCCTCAGAAAAACTGGCCTAATAAAAGCTGTATTGCCAAGTTCGCCAAAATGGGTTTTAACAGCTATAAGTTCTCCTGCCGAAAATACTGATGACGGTTCGCATCTGTTCAGCAGCTTTGAAATTTTGAATAGCGGGGATTTATGCTTTTTACTGTCAATAGAGGAAAAATAAACTTCAGACTGCATAAACTACCTCCTGAAAATGGTATATTATATAATAAGTGTTAGCGTTATTCCAATAATATTGGATAATAGCAGTTCGAAACCGGAGACATGATGAGTGATTTCTATATAGGACGTCAGCCGATACTTGATGACAGAGGCCGCATTTATGCATATGAACTGCTCTTCAGGAGCCATGGTTCCAGTGCCTCTGCGGCTGTTACGGACAATACTTCTGCCACGGCAAGAGTGCTTATTAACATGCTCCAGAACTTCGGCATCGAGAGACTGCTAGGAGGCAAGAAGGGATTTATCAACACCGATGAAAGCCTTATTATGGACGGTGCCATTGACCTTTTGCCAAAGGAGCTTTTTGTTATTGAAGTGCTGGAGACCACAAAGCTTTCAAGACAGCTTCTTGATAAGATAAAGTATTACATATCAAAAGGATATGTTTTTGCCATGGATGATCTTGAGTTTACAAAGGACTACTTTGACAGATACAGAGAGCTCATCCCCATGGTGCACTATATCAAGGTTGACTACATGCTGGCGGACAAGAACACGCTGGAAAAGAATGTAAGTATTATCAAAGGATTGAAAGCAAAAATGCTTGCGGAGAAGGTTGAGACAAACGAAGACTTTGAAAAGTGCAAAGGGCTTGGTTTCGATCTTTTTCAGGGATATTTCTTTGCAAAGCCGGTTGTTATGTCCCAAAAGTCTGTTGACCCTTCTAAGGCGGCAATAATTCAGCTTATCAACATGCTCAGGGGTGATGCGGAGGCAACCGAGCTTGAAAAGGTCATAAAGCACTATCCGGAGCTGTATATAAACCTGTTGAAATTCATGAACTCATCAGCCTTTTTTACAAAAGGAACAATCACATCCATAAAACATGCAATGGCCATGCTCGGCCGTGCGAATCTGACAAAATGGCTCTATCTGATGCTGTATGCTGATCCGAAAAGTGACACCTTCAATAATCCGCTTCTGGAAACTGCGCAGTTGAGGGGGAAAACAATGGAGATGCTCTGTCAGACAAGCAAGGTAATAGGTAACAAATCGGACAGCGCCTTTATGGTGGGTCTGATGTCTCTGCTGGACGCAATATTCAACAGAGATATAAGAGAGGTCATGAACGAGTTTAACGTTGACGACGAGATAAAACTGGCTGTTACGGAACACAGGGGAGAGCTTGGTCTGCTGCTTAAAACAGTTAAATGCTTTGAGAGCGATGACGTGTGCGAACTGGTGGACTGCTTCGGTATACTCAAGATCAGTTTTGAAGACTTCAACCGTATAATGATGGAGTGTTACGACTGGACGGACAGCTTCGCAAAGTAGCTGTATTTGCGGATACTTAAAGATTGTGTTGACGAACCTGTTAATATTTGCAAATATAAATTAGTCATAAAATAGTACAATGTTATGCATTAAGCATACGGAGACAGGGATGAAAAGGGAAAAATCTGAATATGCTGTGCAGGCGGTGAGTAATGCCATTGATATACTTGAGCTTCTCGGAGACAGCGACAACGAGCTCAGTATAACGGATGTGGTGTCGACGCTCAACCTGACCAGAAGCAACGTTAACAAGCTTCTGGCAACGCTGGAAATGCTCGGATATGTCGAACACAACAGATATACCGGAAACTTCCGTCTGGGTGTGAAAACATTCCAGATTTCACAGGCATATATCAACAAGCTGAACCTTATAGAGATATCCATTCAGGTTCTCCAGCAGCTTAAGAACGACACCAGCGAATCTGCATATATAAGCGTTCTGCGTGACGGAAACGTTGTGTATCTGAACGTGGTGGAAACAGAGCAGTCTGTGCGAGTTCTGCCCAGAATAGGAAACGTAGGTCCCGCTTATGCAACTGCAACAGGCAAGGCTCAGCTGGCCTTCTATGACCCTATGGAGCTTGAAAAGCTTTATTCCGGCGAGTTCAGAAAGATAACCACCAACAGCATAAAGAATTTTGATCAGCTCAGAGATGAGCTGGATGAGATAAAACGCAACGGATATGCCATAGACAACGAAGAGTATGAGCTTGGAGTCCGCTGTGTAGGCGCACCCATAAAAGACTTTATGGGCAACGTTATCGCAGGCATCAGTGTTTCCGCACCGGCGGAAAGGATGCCCATGGAATCCATAAGGGACAGTGTTGCCCCTATGGTGCTTGAAGCCGCAAGGGTTCTCTCCAAAAAATTCGGATACAGAGAGCTTACGGACGACGAGTAAACAACGACAATGAATGCTGCACCCTCTTTCGGGAGGGTGCGCAGGTTATTATTTGGAAATGACAACCCGGACATCGATAATTTTTCTGACAGCAGACAATCAGCTATGCAGTGATGTGCAGGTTAATCTTAAAACTGCCTGCCAACATACTGAGATCGAAAGCACCAGCGACCTTAGCTCTTTCTCCGAAAAACTGCTGGCCGGAAAAGTCATGGCAGCCATTGCGGATCTAAGCCTTGGCGAAGTGTATATAACCCAGGCGCTGGCAATCCTTAAATCAATCGACAAAGACCTTCCCCTCATCATAATCACAAAAAGAGACAAACAGGAGCTTGCTGCAAAATATATCGGCATGGGTGCCGCTGATTATATCCTAACGGATAATCTTTTGCGTTTATGCCCTGTCATAGGCCGTGAAGCGAAGACCTATAGCGAGGTCACAGCGGGACGAAAAGCGAGACAGGAGATCAAGGAGCTTCAGAACATAATAAATGCGGCAGAAGACGAAATTTACGTTCTGGACGGGATTACCCTGAAAATCAATTTTGCCAACAGAAAAGCTGTGCAGAATCTGAGGCATTCTACTGATGAGCTGAAGGAACTGTCCATGAACGACATCATGATGGATGTCATGCCGCTGGGTTTCATGAGCGGGTGGGACAGGAACAAAACACGCAAAACTTTTTATACCCGCATGAAAAGAAAGGACGGAACAGTGTATCCGGCGGAGGCAGTTTTCCAGTCGGTTAAAACGGATGGAAAGACGGCCATTCTGGGAATTATCCACGACATAACTGAAAAAGAGTCTGCGAAACAGCAGGCGATGATCCTTAACAAAGCCATAGACGCAAGCGCATCCTCGGTGATCATAACAGATAAAGACTTCAGAATCTTCTATGTGAACAAGGCATACTGCACGCTGTCGGGAAAGAGCCTTACGGAATCCGTGGGGTCAGACATCCACGACAGCATAATAAACAACAGCAAAACGGACGATTTCAGGCAGGCGCTGCAGAACTGCTCAAAGGGGCAGAGCTGGGTTGGAGAATATAACAGGCTGGGCAAAGACGGGGAGACGCATATCGTTCTCGGTTCAGTGTCACCAGTTATGGACGAGAAGAGCGAACTGCAGAATATAGTCATCGTTGAAGAGGATATAACCGAGCGCATCCGTATAAAGAGCCAGCTGATGCATGCGCAGAAGATGGAGACGGTTGGTGAGCTGACCAGCGGAATTGCCCACGACTTTACAAATATGCTCACGGCCATCGGCGGATTCGCATCCATAATGAAGCGGAAGATGGACACGGAAAGCAATCTTTTCATGTATGTTGACAGGATAATAGATCTGACCATCAGAGCAAAGAGCCTTACGCAGAATCTGCTGAACTTCTCACGAAAACAGATGCAGGCGGACAGGGTTTTAAACGTTAACGAACTGGTGAACACCGTCAGCGGGTTCCTTTCAATGGTGATAGGTAACAAGCTGGAGATACATAAGGAGCTTTCTCCGGAAGAGATAAATATAGTCGGTGATCCTGTTCAGCTTGAGCAGGTGATAATAAATCTTGCCACAAACGCAAGGGATGCCGTTTCAAAAGAGGGGATTCTGACCATATCCACCGACAGGCTTATGATAAGCAGCAAGGAGGCGGGCGGAGGGTTCAAGGAATATGCCGTCATAAAGGTCAGGGACAACGGAAGCGGAATTGAAGAGAAGAAGCTCAAGAAGATATTCGAGCCCTTCTACACCACCAAGGACGAAGGCAAGGGTACAGGCCTCGGTCTGTATATAGTCAGCGATATAATCGCCAGACACAACGGCCTTATAGAATGTCAGAGCGAACTCGGCGTAGGAACCGAGTTTATAATAAAACTGCCTGTTACAGAGAAAAAACCGGAGACTCTTAAAGAAGAGACAGAGGTCAAGTCCACCAGAAGCGCCGTAATTCTTCTCATTGAAGATGAAAAGATGGTGAGGGACAGTCTGATGAACGCTCTGGATGCCTACGGATACCGAGTTATCGAGGCTGCCAACGGACGTGACGGGGTTGAGATATATAAAGAGAGGCACAACAGCATAGACCTTGTTATCAGCGATATCGTTATGCCTGTTATGGACGGCATAGAGGCCTATGCGCAGATGAGCGGAATAAATCCAGATGTTAAGATGATATTCACCACCGGCTATGTCGGTGAGACACATAAAAGGGACAATTTCGATGAAAAGGACCACGTTGTTCTTCTGAAGCCCCTTCTTGTAAAAGAGCTGATTAAACGAATTGAACAGCTTATTCAAAAAAACTAGCAAATAAATTTGCCTAGTGTGTATTTTGTGGTATAATCCTGCTATGCATTGATTTGTGAGTGGGAGAAAATGACCGTCAAGACCGAGTCTCTGAAAAATCTTTCCGTTCTGTATGTTGAAGATGATCCCGATATTGCGGAGGCGGTCAGGTTCACGTTCAAAAGTGTCCTGCAAAAACTTACTATTCTGCCCACAGCCGAAGAGGCCATAGATTTCTTTGTTAAAAACAGCCCCGACATAATCATAACAGAATCGGTTCTCCCCTATTCCAGCGGAATTGAGCTGGCAAGGGATATCAAAAATATCAGCCCTGACACTCCGGTAATGATAATAAGCGGTCATAGGGACGAAAAGATGCTTGCCGGATCCATTGAGGCGGGTGTCGAATGCTATCTGATGAAACCTGTGAACCTTAAAACCATGAAAAAACATATGGTGCTGGCCGCAGAGAAGCTGAAACGACTGAGAGCGGAGACCAGAAACAAAACTCTGCTTAAAAAGGTTCTGGATTCATCAAGAGAGATGTATCTGGTGGGCAGTGCTGACGGTATAAGCTATATGAACAACACTCTTCTGGAGTTTTTCGGCAACAGCAGCCTTGAAGAGATGGACGGAAGCAATGTTGAGGTTGTGGAAAACCGCCACAGCGAAAACCCTGTCCCCTTCCCTTTGTGGCTCAAAAAGATAAGCCGTATCGACGGATATGAGACTGTTGTCAGCCTTATCCGCCGTGACCTTCTGAAAAGTGATGCCAGATCGTTCATCGCAAGGGTCAACAGGATAGAGGATGAGGACGGTTTTGCCATATCATTCACAGATGTGGCCGTTATGGAGCTTCAGAAGAAATTCTTCCATAATCTGGCCATGAAAGACCCTCTGACAGAGGTTTTCAACAGACAGAAATTCAACGAGGAGCTTTCCAGAGAGGTCATCAGAAGCAGACGCTACGGAACAAAGCTTTCTGCTATAATGTTCGACATAGACAGATTCGGCGACCTGAACGGGAGATACGGGTTTCAGGCCGGAGACAGGATTCTGAAAGAACTTGCCGCTCATGTTTCTGCCAACATAAGGACAACGGATGTTTTTGCCAGATACGGTGGAGAGGAGTTTATCGTAATGACTCCGGAAGTAGGTCTGGAAGGTGCATTGAGACTGGCTGAGAAGCTCAGGGATTCAATATCGGCTAATGATTTCTCCAATATAGATGAGAACATAACGTGCAGTTTCGGCGTTGTGCAGTTCGGTGCGGACTGGTCGGAGGAAGATCTGATACGGTTTGCGGATGATGCTCTGTTCAGGGCGAAAGGTGCCGGAAGAAATACTATATCCGAATAAAAAAAGGGGGTCGAAAGACCCCCTTTACTGTTTAGCAGGATCCGGATTCAACGTATTCAACTATCTTGTCTTTGATGGTTTTAACCGTCTGTTCGAACTTCTCAACGTTCTTTTCAAGCAGAGTCATACGGAAGCCGGGTGTGGAAGTGAAGAAGGATGTCAGCGGGACAACGCAGATGCCGGTTGCGCCCAGCAGATAGTAAACAAAGCGTTTGTCATGGCTGCTCTTGTCTTCGGTTATCTTCTCAACCACGTCACGAACCTCTTTCAGCTCAATATGCAGCTTCTGGTTCTTGTTCAGCACCGCTTCATTGAACACAACAGACATGTAGAAAGCTCCGTTTGAGCGGTTTACTACCACATAGGGGCAGTCTTTCAGCATGTTGTAGGCTATGTTGGAGAGTTTCTCGTAGTGCTTAAGCCTTTCAGTGAGATATGAGTTGTACATCTCATGCTGCATGATGTGGGGAATGGACATCTGGGGAAGAGTAGTCGAGCAGACCTCAGCCATCTTCTGGTTCAGGATGGCATCTACGAAGCGTTTGAAAGCCTCATCCTTGTCTGCGTTGTAAACTTCGATCCAGCCGCAGCGTGCGCCCGGCCAGGGGAATTCTTTTGAGATACCCTTCATGGAAATTCCGGGAACGTCGCCGATGATGTCGGAAAGGGCGATTGTCTTTTTGCCGTTGTATACCATGTTCAGGTAGATTTCGTCAAAAATGAGCATCAGGTCGTGCTCTTTCGCCATTTTTACTATACGTCTCAGGTCGTCCTCAGTGTGGACATAGCCTGTGGGGTTGTCGGGGTTGATAACAAGAATGCCCACGATGGACTTATGGCTTTCGACCTTCTTCTCAAGCTCATTGAGATCGGGTGCCCAGTTGTTGTAGGGGTTCATTCTATAAGTGTTAGGCGGAAAAGATGCGTGCAGAACTTCCGCCAGAAGGTGTGTTGAGTAGGTCGGCTCGGGCAGCATTACCCTCGCATCCACTCTGATTGAGCTATACGCTCGTGCTATTGCGTCGCCAAGTCCGTTGAAAAAGATAATATCGTCTTTAGTGATCTGAACTCCGCCTCTGGCGTTAGTTCTTTCCGCAAGGAACTCCCTTACGTCGTAGTCGCCTCTGGTGGGGCAGTAGGCAAAGGACATGTTGTTGTTCCTGACCAGATCTGCGATGGTGTCCTTCATCCAGTCGGGGATGATCTCGCCTTTCGCCACAGGGTCGCCGATGTTTTCATAACATATTTCGACTCCGTGCTGCTCAAGAATTTTAGCAACGTTGACAATATTGCGGATTTCATAGGTCAGGCCGTTTCCGCTCTTAGCCAGGTCATAACGCATATAACACCTTCAAGTTTTATTAAGGCGGTCTCCCGCCCCCGAACTCTTTATGTTGCGACGCAAAAAGAGTTAATTCCGATGGTTCTAAAGGCAGTTAAACCGCAAAACCCGTAATTGCCGGATTTTGCGGTTTTCCTTATTAATATAAGTTATCGTAGAAAGCTAGCAGAAAATGAATATATGCTGAAAATTAATACTCGCCAATGGGCGTGTTTTTAGATTCCCCTCTCTGACGATAGTGAACTTTGATGGGTACTCCGTCAAATCCGTGGTGCGCACGAATGATGTTCACAATGAATCTCTGGTAAGAGAAGTGGACAGCATCCGGATAGTTTACGAATATTACGAACTCCGGGGGGCATGTTCCCACCTGAGTTATGAAGTAGAACTTAACTCTGCGGTTGCGGGTTACAGGGGGCTGGTGGCGCTGGATAGCCTCTTCCAGAACCTCCTGAAGCTTATGGGTGGTG of the Seleniivibrio woodruffii genome contains:
- a CDS encoding hybrid sensor histidine kinase/response regulator: MTTRTSIIFLTADNQLCSDVQVNLKTACQHTEIESTSDLSSFSEKLLAGKVMAAIADLSLGEVYITQALAILKSIDKDLPLIIITKRDKQELAAKYIGMGAADYILTDNLLRLCPVIGREAKTYSEVTAGRKARQEIKELQNIINAAEDEIYVLDGITLKINFANRKAVQNLRHSTDELKELSMNDIMMDVMPLGFMSGWDRNKTRKTFYTRMKRKDGTVYPAEAVFQSVKTDGKTAILGIIHDITEKESAKQQAMILNKAIDASASSVIITDKDFRIFYVNKAYCTLSGKSLTESVGSDIHDSIINNSKTDDFRQALQNCSKGQSWVGEYNRLGKDGETHIVLGSVSPVMDEKSELQNIVIVEEDITERIRIKSQLMHAQKMETVGELTSGIAHDFTNMLTAIGGFASIMKRKMDTESNLFMYVDRIIDLTIRAKSLTQNLLNFSRKQMQADRVLNVNELVNTVSGFLSMVIGNKLEIHKELSPEEINIVGDPVQLEQVIINLATNARDAVSKEGILTISTDRLMISSKEAGGGFKEYAVIKVRDNGSGIEEKKLKKIFEPFYTTKDEGKGTGLGLYIVSDIIARHNGLIECQSELGVGTEFIIKLPVTEKKPETLKEETEVKSTRSAVILLIEDEKMVRDSLMNALDAYGYRVIEAANGRDGVEIYKERHNSIDLVISDIVMPVMDGIEAYAQMSGINPDVKMIFTTGYVGETHKRDNFDEKDHVVLLKPLLVKELIKRIEQLIQKN
- a CDS encoding IclR family transcriptional regulator, with protein sequence MKREKSEYAVQAVSNAIDILELLGDSDNELSITDVVSTLNLTRSNVNKLLATLEMLGYVEHNRYTGNFRLGVKTFQISQAYINKLNLIEISIQVLQQLKNDTSESAYISVLRDGNVVYLNVVETEQSVRVLPRIGNVGPAYATATGKAQLAFYDPMELEKLYSGEFRKITTNSIKNFDQLRDELDEIKRNGYAIDNEEYELGVRCVGAPIKDFMGNVIAGISVSAPAERMPMESIRDSVAPMVLEAARVLSKKFGYRELTDDE
- a CDS encoding EAL and HDOD domain-containing protein; this encodes MSDFYIGRQPILDDRGRIYAYELLFRSHGSSASAAVTDNTSATARVLINMLQNFGIERLLGGKKGFINTDESLIMDGAIDLLPKELFVIEVLETTKLSRQLLDKIKYYISKGYVFAMDDLEFTKDYFDRYRELIPMVHYIKVDYMLADKNTLEKNVSIIKGLKAKMLAEKVETNEDFEKCKGLGFDLFQGYFFAKPVVMSQKSVDPSKAAIIQLINMLRGDAEATELEKVIKHYPELYINLLKFMNSSAFFTKGTITSIKHAMAMLGRANLTKWLYLMLYADPKSDTFNNPLLETAQLRGKTMEMLCQTSKVIGNKSDSAFMVGLMSLLDAIFNRDIREVMNEFNVDDEIKLAVTEHRGELGLLLKTVKCFESDDVCELVDCFGILKISFEDFNRIMMECYDWTDSFAK
- a CDS encoding pyridoxal phosphate-dependent aminotransferase, with the translated sequence MRYDLAKSGNGLTYEIRNIVNVAKILEQHGVEICYENIGDPVAKGEIIPDWMKDTIADLVRNNNMSFAYCPTRGDYDVREFLAERTNARGGVQITKDDIIFFNGLGDAIARAYSSIRVDARVMLPEPTYSTHLLAEVLHASFPPNTYRMNPYNNWAPDLNELEKKVESHKSIVGILVINPDNPTGYVHTEDDLRRIVKMAKEHDLMLIFDEIYLNMVYNGKKTIALSDIIGDVPGISMKGISKEFPWPGARCGWIEVYNADKDEAFKRFVDAILNQKMAEVCSTTLPQMSIPHIMQHEMYNSYLTERLKHYEKLSNIAYNMLKDCPYVVVNRSNGAFYMSVVFNEAVLNKNQKLHIELKEVRDVVEKITEDKSSHDKRFVYYLLGATGICVVPLTSFFTSTPGFRMTLLEKNVEKFEQTVKTIKDKIVEYVESGSC
- a CDS encoding diguanylate cyclase → MTVKTESLKNLSVLYVEDDPDIAEAVRFTFKSVLQKLTILPTAEEAIDFFVKNSPDIIITESVLPYSSGIELARDIKNISPDTPVMIISGHRDEKMLAGSIEAGVECYLMKPVNLKTMKKHMVLAAEKLKRLRAETRNKTLLKKVLDSSREMYLVGSADGISYMNNTLLEFFGNSSLEEMDGSNVEVVENRHSENPVPFPLWLKKISRIDGYETVVSLIRRDLLKSDARSFIARVNRIEDEDGFAISFTDVAVMELQKKFFHNLAMKDPLTEVFNRQKFNEELSREVIRSRRYGTKLSAIMFDIDRFGDLNGRYGFQAGDRILKELAAHVSANIRTTDVFARYGGEEFIVMTPEVGLEGALRLAEKLRDSISANDFSNIDENITCSFGVVQFGADWSEEDLIRFADDALFRAKGAGRNTISE
- a CDS encoding DUF362 domain-containing protein, which translates into the protein MQSEVYFSSIDSKKHKSPLFKISKLLNRCEPSSVFSAGELIAVKTHFGELGNTAFIRPVFLRPVLEMLNKLEAKPFLTDTNTLYVGMRTNSVDHLHNATLNGFNYSTLQVPVIIADGLRGDNSTEVPIDGELLKSVKLASEIVSADGMLVVSHFKGHEVTGFGGAIKNISMGCSCRQGKLDMHSDSRPFVKADLCTACGRCLLFCASKAIDINPKACINDKCTGCAMCISVCPHGAIQINWNASSATTQKKMAEYAKGVFNALDSKLIFLTVILSVSPACDCYPGNDRPVVSDIGFAASKDPVALDKACHDLVIKAYGGKDPFKEKYPDVDSTVQLAHAEKLGIGTTDYKLIEID